One genomic window of Micromonospora sp. WMMD1128 includes the following:
- a CDS encoding cytochrome P450, with translation MTLPTGRTAWLILGHDYLRQILADSRVSVNRLDPAYPHLVEMDGQAMGAISLVSKSLVGLDPPEHTVHRRMLINEFTVKKLAAMRPRIQAIVDECIDNLLKQEQPADLVTALSLPVPSLVICDLLGVPYTDHGFFQERTLVAFNRKSTQMERMQAGAGLLMYMDKLVTGKEAAPSDEDLIGRLITKYREAGNYDHAHLVGLSMLLLMAGFETTANMISLGTLSFIQNPDQLAKLTDDGTLAVRAVDELLRYLSIVDVSGGSRVALDDIEIGGVTIRKGDGIIALLSGANRDPGHYERPDTFDIDRGARSHVAFGYGIHQCLGQNLARLELEIVYRTLFERVPTLRLAVPVSELPLKDEASIYGLAEMPVSW, from the coding sequence GTGACGCTCCCCACCGGCAGGACCGCCTGGCTCATTCTGGGCCACGATTACCTGCGCCAGATCCTGGCCGATTCCCGGGTCAGCGTGAACCGCCTCGACCCGGCCTACCCGCACCTCGTCGAGATGGACGGGCAGGCGATGGGCGCCATCTCTCTGGTCAGCAAGTCCCTGGTGGGGCTCGACCCGCCGGAGCACACCGTGCACCGGCGGATGCTGATCAACGAGTTCACCGTCAAGAAGCTCGCCGCGATGCGCCCCCGCATCCAGGCGATCGTCGACGAGTGCATCGACAACCTGCTCAAGCAGGAGCAGCCGGCCGACCTGGTGACCGCCCTGTCCCTGCCGGTGCCGTCGCTCGTCATCTGTGACCTGCTCGGCGTGCCCTACACCGACCACGGGTTCTTCCAGGAGCGCACGCTCGTCGCGTTCAACCGCAAGTCCACCCAGATGGAGCGGATGCAGGCCGGCGCCGGCCTGCTGATGTACATGGACAAGCTGGTCACCGGGAAGGAGGCCGCGCCGAGCGACGAGGACCTGATCGGCCGGTTGATCACCAAGTACCGCGAGGCCGGCAACTACGACCACGCGCACCTGGTGGGGCTGTCGATGCTGCTGCTGATGGCGGGCTTCGAGACCACGGCCAACATGATCTCGCTGGGCACGCTCTCCTTCATCCAGAACCCGGACCAGCTGGCGAAGCTCACCGACGACGGCACCCTCGCGGTTCGCGCCGTGGACGAGCTGCTGCGCTACCTGAGCATCGTGGACGTGTCCGGCGGCTCCCGGGTGGCGCTCGACGACATCGAGATCGGCGGCGTGACCATCCGCAAGGGCGACGGCATCATCGCCCTGCTCAGCGGTGCGAACCGGGATCCCGGCCACTACGAGCGTCCGGACACGTTCGACATCGACCGGGGCGCCAGGTCGCACGTCGCCTTCGGCTACGGCATCCACCAGTGCCTGGGCCAGAACCTGGCCCGCCTGGAACTGGAGATCGTCTACCGGACGCTCTTCGAGCGGGTGCCCACGCTGCGCCTCGCGGTGCCGGTGTCGGAGCTGCCGCTGAAGGACGAGGCCAGCATCTACGGGCTGGCCGAGATGCCGGTGTCCTGGTAG
- a CDS encoding pyridoxal-phosphate dependent enzyme, giving the protein MTAVEAPTPESVRAAARRLAARVVTTPVVRDDELDRLAGARLWLKAECLQIGGSFKMRGALLAVGRLAGAGTAGVLAQSTGNHAIAVARAAREVGVPATVVLPTDIAPGKLRRIRAAGAEVLLAGTTLAERLAVLAEVRRTRGLDVVDPYEDPDVVAGQGSATAEMLAQVRAAGGRLDAIVLPVGGGSAVAGGCLAAEGEDVRVVAAEPAAVPALTEALRAGRPVTVRTRPTIADGLRPDRIGQLPFALARGRVADVVTVEEAEIASALCAVLMHARLLVEPAAATALAAALRLSSRPGDRCRDIGVLLSGGNVDSGLVTRLLAGHQG; this is encoded by the coding sequence ATGACTGCCGTCGAGGCGCCGACGCCGGAGAGTGTGCGTGCCGCGGCCCGGCGGCTGGCCGCCCGCGTCGTGACCACCCCGGTGGTGCGGGACGACGAACTGGACCGGCTCGCCGGCGCCCGGCTGTGGCTCAAGGCCGAGTGCCTGCAGATCGGCGGCTCGTTCAAGATGCGTGGCGCGCTGCTCGCGGTCGGCCGGCTGGCCGGCGCCGGCACCGCCGGGGTGCTCGCGCAGAGCACCGGCAACCACGCGATCGCCGTCGCCCGGGCCGCGCGGGAGGTCGGCGTGCCGGCGACGGTGGTGCTGCCGACCGACATCGCACCCGGCAAGCTGCGCCGGATCCGCGCGGCGGGCGCCGAGGTGCTGCTGGCCGGCACCACGCTCGCCGAGCGTCTCGCGGTGCTGGCCGAGGTGCGGCGCACGCGCGGGCTGGACGTCGTCGACCCGTACGAGGATCCCGACGTCGTCGCGGGTCAGGGCAGTGCCACGGCCGAGATGCTGGCCCAGGTACGCGCCGCGGGCGGCCGCCTGGACGCGATCGTGCTGCCGGTCGGCGGTGGCAGCGCGGTCGCCGGAGGTTGTCTCGCCGCCGAGGGCGAGGACGTGCGGGTGGTGGCGGCCGAGCCGGCGGCGGTACCGGCCCTGACCGAGGCGCTGCGGGCGGGGCGCCCGGTGACCGTCCGGACGCGGCCGACGATCGCGGACGGACTCCGGCCGGACCGCATCGGCCAGCTGCCCTTCGCCCTCGCCCGGGGCCGGGTCGCGGACGTGGTCACCGTCGAGGAGGCGGAGATCGCGTCCGCGCTGTGTGCGGTCCTGATGCATGCCCGCCTGCTGGTCGAGCCGGCGGCGGCCACCGCCCTGGCCGCCGCGCTGCGGCTGTCGTCCCGCCCCGGCGACCGGTGCCGGGACATCGGCGTGCTGCTCAGCGGCGGGAACGTCGACAGCGGTCTGGTCACCCGCCTGCTTGCCGGTCACCAGGGTTGA
- a CDS encoding alpha/beta fold hydrolase: protein MSAATRTGTPWLRRFHPRQDSEVELFCFPHAGGSASAYFQLSQQVAPRVQVSAVQYPGRQDRRNEPRIDSVDEFADRMCAELLAQPARPFAMFGHSMGAVIAYETAQRLAAAGRVPVWFFASSRRAPSRLRHTDVHRRDDAGIVAELRSLADGEVGWLADEELLASFLPAIRSDYRAIETHPYRPGPPLRCPVTAFMGDRDPYTTPDEAQSWRDHCTGPFDLHVFPGGHFYLDKHTAQVAAHVGRVLGTAAGVAPRGEA, encoded by the coding sequence GTGAGCGCGGCGACGCGCACCGGCACCCCCTGGCTGCGGCGGTTCCACCCGCGCCAGGACAGCGAGGTCGAGCTCTTCTGCTTCCCGCACGCGGGCGGCTCGGCGAGCGCCTACTTCCAGCTCTCGCAGCAGGTGGCGCCGCGGGTGCAGGTCTCGGCCGTGCAGTACCCCGGCCGGCAGGACCGCCGCAACGAGCCGCGCATCGACAGCGTCGACGAGTTCGCCGACCGGATGTGCGCCGAACTGCTCGCCCAGCCGGCCCGCCCGTTCGCGATGTTCGGGCACAGCATGGGCGCGGTCATCGCGTACGAGACGGCACAGCGACTGGCCGCCGCCGGCCGGGTGCCGGTCTGGTTCTTCGCCTCCAGCCGTCGTGCCCCGTCCCGCCTGCGGCACACCGACGTGCACCGGCGGGACGACGCGGGCATCGTGGCCGAGCTGCGGTCCCTCGCCGACGGCGAGGTCGGCTGGCTCGCCGACGAGGAGCTGCTCGCGTCGTTCCTGCCGGCGATCCGCAGCGACTACCGGGCCATCGAGACCCATCCGTACCGTCCCGGCCCGCCGCTGCGCTGCCCGGTGACCGCGTTCATGGGCGACCGTGACCCCTACACGACGCCGGACGAGGCCCAGTCGTGGCGCGACCACTGCACCGGGCCGTTCGACCTGCACGTGTTCCCGGGCGGGCACTTCTACCTCGACAAGCACACGGCGCAGGTGGCCGCCCACGTCGGCCGGGTGCTGGGCACCGCGGCCGGGGTGGCGCCGCGCGGGGAGGCGTAG
- a CDS encoding LuxR family transcriptional regulator has translation MPLVERQEQLSTVSGAWRDTRAGRGQVVLVTGGAGSGKTALLDAFADEVHSAGGRTLGTDGSFTGRGTPLGSIAQLFEHATVPNAVADRVRRMILAVTSRLPTGGADPLDPRAANGPAVTALLGAIFAGLFALAGVAPLCIVIDGLHEVDAMSLFCLTHLARRIRRAPIMLVLAESPRAVPAHPEFRAELLSSPHLSRIALHPLSEKGLAELIAEHTDPVTAHEIAGEAHRTTGGSPLLARAFVDDWLAEHARTPGVAGHTFDQAVLSCLYRQEPQTRAVAHAAAVLGRPAPPETIGQMLDVVPEAVTRAMRILESAGLADGDRLRHRRIIERILAAVPDEERRDLHRRAATALFAHSASPDAVAGQLVSAGWAGATWAVSSLHEAAEHELSRGRADRANVYLQLAQRGPLDPRQRAAARMMLLRARWQLNPRSAAPQLDEIVLRLRRGAPAAEAASAVPYLLWQGRAEDATEALRLRRPDTTPPARIRTAEMLLALIRPDPNGPDRPAEPGLAESAAVHPCLDAIAALGTALEPGRATDAAQAADLLLRRYGPTSVDPAVLAPAVAALTYSGCPANSLAWLDELATDDAFAHRPTWTAVFHALRAEALLRTGSLTGAAHHASAALTDVSPHGWGVAVGVPLATLVNAATTAGRLDDAEKHLTQPVPEAMFRTPFGLPYLQAAARHHLATGRARTAANELRLCGSLMTRWGMDTDGLVPWRLELARVELHLGGRAAAAELVRAQLDRLDDRRPDEPARHHARTRGVAMRLLAATLPAHQRGPLLSEAADLLEGAGDRLELACALADQGHALRAAGDGARGRLRIRRAAQLAEECGAEPIGLQLLRGGSARAEAAPVEKAAEPAAPAEPTVLVPRGSQAGRSLDELTDAERRVAMLAAHGYTNKQISGRLYITVSTVEQHLTRIYRKLKVKRRSALAAEMLGRDESGLDDAS, from the coding sequence ATGCCACTTGTGGAGCGACAGGAACAGCTGAGCACGGTGTCCGGCGCGTGGCGTGACACGCGCGCCGGACGAGGGCAGGTGGTGCTCGTCACCGGCGGGGCCGGCAGCGGCAAGACCGCCCTGCTGGACGCGTTCGCGGACGAGGTCCACTCGGCCGGCGGACGCACACTGGGCACCGACGGTTCGTTCACCGGGCGCGGCACCCCGCTCGGTTCGATCGCCCAACTCTTCGAGCATGCCACCGTCCCGAACGCGGTCGCGGACCGCGTTCGCCGGATGATCCTCGCCGTCACCTCACGCCTGCCCACCGGCGGGGCCGACCCGCTCGACCCGCGCGCGGCGAACGGTCCCGCGGTCACCGCGCTGCTCGGTGCGATCTTCGCCGGGCTGTTCGCCCTGGCCGGCGTCGCGCCGCTCTGCATCGTGATCGACGGGCTGCACGAGGTCGACGCGATGTCGCTGTTCTGCCTCACGCACCTGGCACGACGCATTCGTCGCGCCCCGATCATGCTGGTGCTCGCCGAATCGCCGCGGGCGGTGCCCGCGCACCCCGAGTTCCGCGCCGAACTGCTCAGTTCACCCCACCTCTCCCGGATAGCGTTGCATCCGTTGTCGGAAAAGGGACTGGCCGAGCTGATCGCCGAGCACACCGATCCGGTCACCGCGCACGAGATCGCCGGCGAGGCGCACCGGACCACCGGCGGCAGTCCCCTGCTCGCCCGCGCGTTCGTCGACGACTGGCTGGCCGAGCACGCCCGGACGCCCGGCGTCGCCGGCCACACCTTCGACCAGGCGGTGCTCTCCTGCCTCTACCGGCAGGAGCCGCAGACCCGCGCGGTGGCCCACGCCGCCGCCGTCCTCGGCCGGCCGGCGCCGCCGGAGACCATCGGGCAGATGCTCGACGTCGTCCCCGAGGCGGTGACCCGTGCCATGCGGATCCTGGAGAGCGCCGGCCTCGCCGACGGTGACCGGCTGCGTCATCGGCGGATCATCGAGCGGATCCTCGCGGCCGTCCCGGACGAGGAACGACGGGACCTGCACCGCCGGGCGGCCACCGCGCTGTTCGCGCACAGCGCCTCCCCCGACGCGGTGGCCGGACAACTCGTCTCGGCCGGATGGGCCGGCGCCACCTGGGCGGTCTCCTCCCTGCACGAGGCGGCCGAGCACGAGCTGTCGCGAGGGCGGGCCGACCGGGCGAACGTCTATCTCCAGCTGGCCCAGCGCGGGCCGCTCGACCCACGGCAGCGCGCCGCCGCGCGGATGATGCTGCTGCGCGCCCGCTGGCAGCTCAATCCGCGGTCCGCGGCGCCGCAACTCGACGAGATCGTGCTGCGCCTGCGCCGCGGCGCTCCGGCCGCGGAGGCCGCGAGCGCCGTACCCTACCTGCTCTGGCAGGGCCGCGCCGAGGACGCCACGGAGGCGTTGCGGCTTCGTCGGCCGGACACCACGCCACCGGCACGCATCCGCACGGCGGAGATGCTCCTCGCGCTGATACGTCCCGACCCGAACGGTCCGGACCGGCCGGCCGAACCCGGGCTGGCCGAGTCGGCGGCCGTCCACCCCTGCCTCGACGCGATCGCGGCGCTCGGCACGGCACTCGAGCCCGGACGGGCGACGGACGCCGCACAGGCCGCCGATCTGCTGCTGCGCCGCTACGGCCCGACGTCGGTCGACCCGGCCGTACTCGCCCCGGCGGTGGCCGCGCTCACCTACTCGGGCTGCCCGGCCAACAGCCTCGCGTGGCTCGACGAGCTAGCCACCGACGACGCGTTCGCGCACCGACCGACCTGGACGGCGGTCTTCCACGCGCTGCGGGCCGAGGCACTGCTGCGGACGGGCTCGCTGACCGGGGCCGCGCACCACGCGAGCGCGGCCCTCACCGACGTGTCGCCGCACGGGTGGGGTGTCGCCGTCGGCGTGCCCCTGGCCACGCTCGTCAACGCCGCCACGACCGCGGGCCGGCTCGACGACGCGGAGAAACACCTGACCCAGCCGGTGCCGGAGGCGATGTTCCGCACCCCGTTCGGCCTGCCGTATCTGCAGGCGGCTGCCCGCCACCACCTGGCGACCGGGCGGGCCCGCACCGCCGCCAACGAGCTGCGGCTGTGCGGCAGCCTGATGACCCGGTGGGGCATGGACACCGACGGCCTGGTGCCGTGGCGGCTCGAACTCGCCCGCGTCGAACTGCACCTGGGCGGGCGGGCAGCCGCGGCCGAACTGGTCCGCGCCCAGCTGGACCGGCTCGACGACCGCCGGCCGGACGAGCCGGCCCGGCACCACGCGCGTACCCGCGGCGTCGCGATGCGGCTGCTGGCCGCCACGCTTCCGGCCCACCAGCGCGGGCCGCTGCTGTCCGAGGCGGCCGACCTGCTGGAGGGCGCGGGCGACCGGTTGGAGCTGGCGTGCGCGCTCGCCGACCAGGGGCACGCGTTGCGGGCCGCCGGCGACGGCGCCCGCGGCCGGCTGCGGATCCGGCGGGCCGCGCAACTGGCCGAGGAGTGCGGCGCGGAACCCATCGGTCTGCAGCTGCTGCGCGGCGGCTCCGCCCGGGCCGAGGCCGCGCCGGTCGAGAAGGCGGCCGAACCGGCCGCCCCGGCCGAGCCCACGGTGCTGGTGCCGCGGGGGTCGCAGGCGGGGCGTAGCCTCGATGAGCTCACCGACGCCGAACGGCGGGTGGCGATGCTCGCCGCGCACGGCTACACCAACAAACAGATCTCCGGACGCCTGTACATCACGGTCAGCACCGTCGAGCAGCACCTCACCCGCATCTACCGCAAGCTCAAGGTCAAGCGCCGTTCCGCGCTGGCCGCGGAGATGCTGGGCCGGGACGAGAGCGGTCTCGACGACGCGTCGTAG
- a CDS encoding DUF5988 family protein produces MTDVRYEECRLEGGPGYLPDNLRNPQVLMAENKVKVPFYNAWEHFERMDEFTETGLPIFRWTMQTRAAE; encoded by the coding sequence ATGACCGATGTCCGCTACGAGGAATGCCGCCTGGAGGGCGGTCCCGGCTACCTGCCGGACAACCTACGGAATCCGCAGGTGCTCATGGCCGAGAACAAGGTGAAGGTCCCGTTCTACAACGCGTGGGAGCACTTCGAGCGGATGGACGAGTTCACCGAGACCGGGCTGCCGATCTTCCGCTGGACCATGCAGACCAGAGCCGCGGAGTGA
- a CDS encoding AfsR/SARP family transcriptional regulator yields the protein MRYELLGSLRVIGPDGPQMLTARKIELLLAVLLVRADHVVSTNQLIGEVWGERAPHRATAGLHVYVSELRKFLARQRPGTETIVTRSPGYLLRQGDDEFDFQDFLALVEAGRGYHAAHRYEEGAEVLQRALALWRGPLLGEPSDGVIVGSFAAWLAEVRMECLEILVDAQLELGQHRRLIGRLRQLVADSPLHEAFHRQLMLALYRSDRTADALQAYQQARATLNRELGLEPCRALQELQHAILVGDERVLSARV from the coding sequence ATGCGATACGAACTACTCGGATCGTTGCGGGTGATCGGCCCGGACGGTCCGCAGATGCTCACCGCCCGGAAGATCGAACTGCTGCTCGCCGTGTTGCTGGTCCGCGCCGACCACGTGGTCAGCACCAACCAGCTCATCGGCGAGGTGTGGGGGGAGCGGGCGCCGCACCGGGCGACCGCGGGCCTGCACGTCTACGTGTCGGAGCTGCGCAAGTTCCTGGCCCGGCAGCGGCCCGGCACCGAGACCATCGTCACCCGGTCACCGGGCTACCTGCTGCGGCAGGGCGACGACGAGTTCGACTTCCAGGACTTCCTCGCCCTGGTCGAGGCCGGCCGGGGCTACCACGCCGCCCACCGGTACGAGGAGGGGGCCGAGGTGCTCCAGCGCGCGCTCGCGCTGTGGCGGGGCCCCCTGCTCGGCGAGCCGAGCGACGGCGTCATCGTCGGAAGCTTCGCCGCCTGGCTGGCCGAGGTGCGGATGGAGTGCCTGGAGATCCTCGTCGACGCGCAGCTCGAACTGGGCCAGCACCGCCGGCTCATCGGCCGGCTGCGTCAGCTGGTCGCGGACAGCCCGCTGCACGAGGCGTTCCACCGCCAGCTCATGCTGGCGCTCTACCGGTCGGACCGCACCGCCGACGCGCTCCAGGCGTACCAGCAGGCGCGCGCGACGCTCAACCGGGAACTCGGCCTGGAGCCCTGCCGCGCGCTCCAGGAACTCCAGCACGCGATCCTGGTCGGCGACGAGCGGGTGCTCTCGGCGCGGGTGTAG
- a CDS encoding ferredoxin has protein sequence MRITADREACVGAGQCVLSADTVFDQDEDDGRVLLLSERPDDDIAGVEQAVLLCPSQALTLTDD, from the coding sequence ATGAGGATCACCGCGGATCGGGAGGCCTGTGTCGGCGCGGGGCAGTGCGTGCTCTCCGCCGACACGGTCTTCGACCAGGACGAGGACGACGGTCGCGTACTGCTGCTCAGCGAGCGGCCCGACGACGACATCGCCGGGGTGGAGCAGGCGGTGCTGCTCTGCCCGTCGCAGGCGCTCACCCTCACCGACGACTGA
- a CDS encoding LuxR family transcriptional regulator, which translates to MRLVERDEQLALLERMFSDDLGPDMVVVSGPVASGKTRLLDAFARRATRRGARIATAEASSGLGALPFDVLRQLCPDLPVPARTGREIAERLAAAYELTTEDETDEAVRQICRLLDEAPPHPADGPPLVIVVDDVHHADAASLRCLSHLMRDPRPALVRLVTAEAERVGPRSPALTGLLRPARVRRVTLAMLSESGVAEVLADRCGVELARQLGAQCHRVTGGNPLLVRALLDDSFGRSDAPSRLVAGAAYRDAVLACLHRCEPDVLDPVRVLAVAGDGLSRDVLAGVLGPGAASTLPALRPGTTAGLVTDGGLGDPALARAVLDGLPDPARADLHGRVAAALRRDGASATAIAPHLLAIDPAAEPWMAESLLDAAAQLSDAEPELARRCLRHAGWHCDDEARQARIRIALTDLQLRFDPDAGLRQLADVPSAVRTAGLDCARSVEPIRHLLWFGRVTEASEVWHHAAGAHPDDAADLVLAGLWIDLLFPELAAAQRDGPHRPPLRRAGAATLRTRLAGIAGLEAAVRRGGDDALAEAAEHALRARGAREPVHWTLIWPLATLVFADRLDRADAWCGELLGGPALDRLSAALLTAVRAEIALRRSDARTAYHLADEALRGLSTPAWGVAIGLPLAVSVRALTDLGQLDDAAVRLRTPVPAVMFDSVFGLFYLRARGVHAMAGGADRFALRDFRRCGELMRRWGHDLPALVPWRTEAARALLRLGRRSTAEHLVREQLDRLGAGHPGERGAALRTLAGCVGLPDRAATLEDAIRALEMSSDRIELARALSELAGALRLTEDHRRAGHATRRADRVVEQWSLDPYSAGSGAPGESAWTATPMPEAVRGLTADEVRVATLTAQGHTNREIAGRLFLTTSTVEQQLTRIYRKLSVSGRGELAARLLATDTD; encoded by the coding sequence GTGCGGTTGGTGGAGCGCGACGAGCAGCTCGCACTGCTTGAGCGAATGTTTTCCGATGATCTCGGTCCCGACATGGTGGTCGTGAGCGGGCCGGTCGCCTCCGGCAAGACCCGGCTGTTGGACGCGTTCGCCCGGCGGGCGACCCGGCGCGGCGCGCGGATCGCGACCGCCGAGGCGTCGTCCGGGCTGGGCGCCCTGCCCTTCGACGTGCTCCGGCAGCTCTGCCCCGACCTGCCGGTGCCCGCCCGGACCGGCCGGGAGATCGCCGAACGGCTCGCCGCGGCATACGAGCTGACCACCGAGGACGAGACGGACGAGGCGGTACGGCAGATCTGTCGCCTTCTCGACGAGGCTCCCCCGCACCCCGCCGACGGCCCGCCGCTCGTCATCGTGGTCGACGACGTCCACCACGCCGACGCGGCGTCCCTGCGCTGCCTGTCCCACCTGATGCGGGACCCGCGGCCGGCGCTGGTCCGGCTGGTGACGGCGGAGGCGGAACGCGTCGGCCCGCGCTCGCCGGCGCTCACCGGGTTGCTGCGTCCGGCCCGGGTCCGCCGGGTGACCCTCGCCATGCTGTCCGAGTCCGGCGTCGCCGAGGTTCTCGCCGACCGTTGCGGCGTCGAGTTGGCGCGTCAACTCGGCGCCCAGTGCCACCGGGTCACCGGCGGCAACCCGCTGCTGGTGCGCGCCCTGCTCGACGACTCCTTCGGCCGTTCGGACGCGCCCAGTCGGCTGGTCGCCGGCGCGGCGTACCGCGACGCGGTGCTCGCCTGCCTCCACCGGTGCGAGCCCGACGTGCTCGACCCGGTCCGCGTGCTTGCCGTCGCCGGTGACGGGCTCTCCCGCGACGTCCTGGCCGGCGTGCTCGGTCCGGGCGCCGCGTCGACACTGCCGGCGCTGCGGCCCGGGACCACGGCCGGTCTGGTCACCGACGGCGGCCTCGGCGATCCGGCGCTGGCGCGGGCGGTGCTCGACGGGCTGCCCGATCCGGCCCGGGCCGATCTGCACGGTCGGGTCGCCGCCGCCCTGCGCCGCGACGGCGCGTCGGCCACCGCCATCGCGCCCCACCTGCTCGCCATCGACCCGGCCGCCGAGCCGTGGATGGCCGAGAGCCTGCTCGACGCGGCGGCCCAGCTGTCCGACGCGGAGCCCGAGCTCGCCCGGCGCTGCCTCCGGCACGCCGGCTGGCACTGCGACGACGAGGCCCGGCAGGCCCGCATCCGGATCGCTCTCACCGACCTCCAGCTGCGGTTCGACCCGGACGCCGGGTTGCGGCAGCTGGCCGACGTCCCGAGCGCGGTGCGCACCGCCGGCCTCGACTGTGCCCGGTCCGTCGAGCCGATCCGCCACCTGCTGTGGTTCGGCCGGGTCACCGAGGCGAGCGAGGTGTGGCACCACGCGGCCGGCGCCCACCCGGACGACGCGGCCGACCTCGTCCTGGCCGGCCTCTGGATCGATCTGCTGTTCCCGGAGCTCGCGGCGGCGCAGCGGGACGGACCGCACCGCCCACCGCTGCGCCGGGCCGGGGCGGCCACGCTGCGCACGCGCCTGGCCGGCATCGCCGGCCTGGAGGCCGCGGTACGCCGGGGCGGGGACGACGCCCTCGCCGAAGCGGCCGAGCACGCGCTGCGGGCGCGCGGGGCCCGGGAGCCGGTGCACTGGACCCTGATCTGGCCGCTGGCCACGCTTGTGTTCGCCGACCGGTTGGACCGGGCCGACGCCTGGTGCGGGGAACTGCTCGGCGGTCCCGCCCTCGACCGGTTGTCGGCAGCGCTGCTCACCGCCGTCCGGGCCGAGATCGCGCTGCGTCGCAGTGACGCCCGGACCGCGTACCACCTCGCGGACGAGGCGCTGCGGGGGCTCTCCACGCCGGCCTGGGGGGTCGCCATCGGTCTTCCGCTCGCCGTGTCGGTGCGGGCGCTTACCGACCTGGGGCAGCTCGACGACGCGGCCGTCCGGCTGCGCACCCCGGTGCCGGCGGTGATGTTCGACAGCGTCTTCGGGCTGTTTTATCTCCGGGCCCGGGGCGTCCACGCGATGGCCGGCGGCGCGGACCGGTTCGCGCTGCGCGACTTCCGGCGGTGCGGCGAGCTCATGCGCCGCTGGGGCCACGACCTGCCCGCGCTGGTGCCGTGGCGTACCGAGGCCGCCCGCGCGTTGCTCAGGCTGGGCCGCCGGAGCACCGCCGAACACCTGGTCCGGGAGCAGCTCGACCGGCTCGGCGCGGGACATCCGGGCGAGCGCGGCGCCGCCCTGCGTACCCTCGCCGGCTGTGTCGGCCTGCCCGATCGCGCGGCCACGCTCGAGGACGCGATCCGGGCCCTGGAGATGTCGAGCGACCGGATCGAGCTGGCGCGGGCGCTGAGCGAGTTGGCCGGCGCCCTGCGTCTCACCGAGGATCACAGGCGGGCCGGCCACGCCACGCGCCGGGCGGACCGGGTCGTCGAGCAGTGGAGCCTCGACCCCTACTCGGCCGGCAGCGGGGCGCCCGGCGAGTCGGCCTGGACGGCCACGCCGATGCCGGAGGCGGTACGCGGGTTGACCGCCGACGAGGTAAGGGTGGCCACGCTGACCGCGCAGGGGCACACCAACCGGGAGATCGCGGGCCGCCTCTTCCTGACCACAAGCACGGTGGAGCAGCAGCTCACCCGGATCTACCGGAAGTTGTCGGTGAGCGGGCGGGGCGAGCTCGCGGCCCGGTTGCTCGCCACCGACACCGACTAG